AGGGAGAGGCCAGACCACCGCCGATCTGGTAGAGGGAACAGCCTTCGTCGCCCTTGTTGCCTTTCATCACATGCTAGCACATTCAGTATTTTTCTGGCAAGAGGAGGCTTTCAAAATACGCAGGCAAACAAATGCTCCACTAAGTGCGGAGAGGCAAAAGCACAGTCGGTTAAAGTGAGGAATCAAATAGCCTGGAGGGGTTAAGTATGATTTAATGCAGCTGAAGAGTGGCGTAGGCCCGTGCACATCCATACCGGTGGAGCTCTGTGGGTGTATTGATGACCTCTTCTGCACCAACACAACTTGGTCGACatgattatttttgttgatGTAAAGGCTTTTCATGTTGAAGAATAAGAGTTGGTTCATACGGTCCAAGGTGAAGAAACCACGAGTTCTGCTGCCACAACTCTGGCCTCTTCTTGTATTCCGAGCGAGGAAAATGCCATGGGATCTTTCagcttatatttatattatcttGTCGTCAGACTTTTCCACTGAAGGCCCGTGACTAATGACCGGTGATGAGTTTCCCTCGCAAGTCTGGTCGCATTGGTTTCATCATCACTCACTCTGCTTAGTTGGTTGATGACCTGACACAAAGGATATTTGTATGTATATGTACAGTAAAAGCAAAACGAAATACTATCAGGCCACTGTCAAATAAATCCGGCaatattaacttttttttttctttcatccttTTTGACTCCTTTACAAAATGCGCAGTTTGACATGTAGATATTAAAAGCTCCCCATGGCTATGATGGAGAATTTCTGCAGGTGGAACATTTCCCTGAGTGTGACAATGCAGGTGTCTAATAAGCATTCACTTCCTcacatttcacttttagaagccCACACATCCTTCCGGAACAGCACAATTGTTGCTATTAGCAGATGCAAGCGCTGACATTTTAATTGCTGACATCCAATTCAATTACTGGAATTTGCTCAGGCAACGGTCCTTGAAGCAGCACTGAACATGCTTCTTTGTCTTTTCCTGCAAGAACATTCTGAAACAAACTTGATCCCCTAAAAATCATGTTTCTTGCCAAACAACTTAGAGTTAACTGATGTCCTTTCACAGGCGACAGCAGGAGAAGAAGCGGAGGCTCAGGCATGCGAGCAGGCCAGTAAACATGACCCTGTTGACAGGCGACGGCTCCGACTACGACTACAGCGCCTTGAGCTGCGCCTCCGATACTTCCTTCAACCCTCCACCCTTGCAGGAGCAGGAGGCCTGCAAGGGAGCCTTCTACAAGAGGGCGCAGCCTGCCCCCGAGCTTGCCCCCGGACGAGAACCCGCGTCGCTGTCAAACACCCGCAAAGTCCACGCCATTATCAATGTGGGTGGCATGCGCTACCAGTTGCCTTGGACCACTCTGGAGGACTTTCCGTTGTCCCGTTTAGGCCAGCTGCACCTGTGCAGCAGCTTCGATGAGATCATGGGTATTTGCGATGACTACGACGTCACGCACAACGAGTTCTTCTTTGACCGCAATCCATGCGCCTTCCGGACCATCCTGACCTTCCTGAGGGCGGGCAAGCTTCGCTCGCTCAGGGAGATGTGTGCCCTATCCTTCCGGGAGGAGCTGCTGTACTGGGGGGTCCCGGAGGAGAGCCTGGAGTGGTGCTGTCGCCGACGCCTTCTACAACGTCTGGAAGAGTTTGAGGCAATGGAGCGGGCTGCAGAGGAGGAAGAACTGCTGCAGGATCTTTCTGATTCAGACAGCAAGGGGCGTCCTGCAGAGTCCTGCTTGAATTGCTTCATGACCAAGTTGAGGGACATGGTGGAGAGACCTCACTCTGGACTCCCCGGGAAGATCTTTGCTTGTTTATCGGTGCTGTTTGTCACCATCACTGCTGTCAACCTCTCCATAAGCACCATGCCTGCCCTGAGGCAGGAGGAGGAAGCGGTGAGTAGCATCCAAAAATTCACTTGAAGGGTACGCTTACACCCTGTAAGAGCTACACGCTAGTTGTACGTGGCTTTATTCCCCTGACAAGGTTCACATCcttggtgagaaaaaaaaccccaccaaTGATAAACAATAAGGTTTTTGACAAAGGGTTTCAAACtatgggttagggtttcaaagtaggggttAATTAAACTAAAGTCATTTTTTTGAAcaagtttaaaataggttttggATTTCATAGAAGAGTTTAAAACTATGTTACAGATTTCAAACTaggtttagggtttcaaagtggtgtttcattttaaaattagggtttcaaaccatGGCTAGTTCAGAATATGTCCTTTAAGTAGCTGAAGCCCCATAATGCAGTATCTCCCCCTAGTGGTTACTAAACAAATGTTGTTGCCTTTATCTTTGATCAGGGCACATGCTCCCGGATGTGCTACAACGTCTTTATTGTGGAGACGGTGTGTGTGGCCTGGTTTTCCCTGGAGTTCTCCCTGCGTTTCATCCAGGACCGCTCCAAGCTGACCTTCCTGCGACACCCCCTCAACCTCATTGACGTGTTGGCCATCTTGCCCTACTACATTACACTGCTGATGGACAGCACCTCCGAGGGCGAGAGGCGCCTGGGCTCGGGCAGCAGCTACCTGGACAAGGTGGGCCTGGTGCTGCGCGTTCTACGAGCTTTGCGCATCCTCTATGTGATGCGATTGGCTCGCCATTCGCTGGGTCTGCAGACTCTGGGGCTGACCGCCCGCCGCTGCACACGCGAGTTTGGTCTGCTCCTGCTCTTCCTGTGTGTGGCCATCGCCCTCTACTCGCCGCTGCTCTACCTGATTGAGAACGAAATGGCCGCTACGCAGGAGTTCACCAGCATCCCCGCCACCTACTGGTGGGCGGTCATCACCATGACGACGGTGGGCTACGGTGACATGGTGCCCCGCAGCATCCCAGGTCAGGTGGTGGCCCTGAGCAGCATCCTGAGTGGCATCCTCCTCATGGCCTTCCCCGTCACCTCCATCTTCCACACCTTCTCACGCTCCTACATGGAGCTCAAGCAGGAGCAGCAGAGGATCCTGCAGAGGAGGACGCATTTCATGCTGCGTGGTCACATGACCGGTCTGGGGAGCAACCTCTCCCTGGAGAGTGACATGCTCTTCCCCATCGGGCCGTCTGACACCCGAGACTTGGAGGACTGACTGAAAGACGAATGGACAGAAAGGACAAGAGGTCTTCCCAGAGATGCAGGCCTTCTGTGTAGCAGCAACCTGTGGACAAACACGGAAAGAAGAAaggattgtaaaataaaaagggTACTTTATCTTCAATTATCGCTTTAAGCATCGTTATCATACAACATCCATTATTTGGAAAATGTAGGTACGTTTCACCAATAAGGCTGAGGCCTACTATCTATGAGACTGAATACAGGAGCTGTATCAAAAAATATAGGGTTAAAAAGTCAGCATTAACTTCGGTATTTATTTACTTGAAGTGGAAGTCAATCCCCAAGTTTTCCTCCACGGTAATCAGATTAATATTGCGTATGTGGAATAGGAGTTAAGCAGCAATTTTCAACGGTTTTTGTTCATCACGGCTCACCTGTTTTCTCAAGCTGAACCATGAGATCTACCACAACACATGATATTATGATGTTTTTGTATAGGCAGCGCTTTTGATACAGCTCTTGAATTTGATGCAGCTACAGGTTAACAATTAGAGCTCACCATTATGAAATAGTAACAATAGTTCCTCTGCTACCAGAggatttttatgcaaattttcacAACTGATGGGTATCTTTCAGATTACTGTTGTTATCAATGTTGTACAGCCAAGATTTGAATGCCAAACTTCAGAACTGTGTCTTGTGGGTAAACTATGGAGGTAGATTGGGGTCAAAAGTTTTGTACTTGCAAAAGCAAAAAGACTCTGAAAATAAACATGTTGAGCTTaaaacttgaaaaataaaataatgcattcaaaataaaaatacgtgCTTGTTTTTTATATGGATAAACTATTTATTGTCAGGTTTCAcctcaatttatttttcaagattTGAGGTCTTCTTTTTTTCAGTTGCCTGTTGTATATTATTAGATTCACCTTTTTTATTCAGGTTCAACTCTTGTTTTTTTCAGATTCGCCTAATTTTTTTCAGGTTCAAAGCTTTGCGAGTTGGATACTTTTGGCCCGAATCTGGTGTGGGGGCGTGGCACTAGCTgagcggggcgtggaatcacgagtGACAGCTGAACTGGAAGACTTGGAACCACGTTTCATGGAACGTAGGaactaaaacaaatgaaatttgACGCCTATATACGGCATAGTCATGACAATGGAAGCCTTAGAATTGATGCCCGTGTCAAATCTATCTTTAAATACCCATTTCTGACAGTACTGATCTTAGAAACAGATCTAAGGGCTGTAGATGTAATGCCACTGAACGGAAGATGGCAGTGCTGTACAAGATTATATTATGTACAATACAGTATGTACTATTAAAAGTAAACGCAGTTGTAGATAATTTCATGAGTaaatgtaagatttttttttaatctttgttttcattttaaccaAATGTAGGATAATAAATAGTATtggacatttaaaaatattttgtccaatgaaattaatatattaaaCAACGAAAAGCattcaaaatgtttcaaaatgtattttattttatcgccATCATCGTAATTTGGCCTGCAGGATCTCTGCAGACCATCGTTAAACGCTATCAGGGGTTAATTCGTGTATGAGAGGGTCAACCAATCAATGCTCGCCGATCTGCTAAGGCCACGCCTCCTCTCCCCCTGCCTATGCCTCTGACACATCCCGGTGTTTTGAACGGAACTAACACTTCTTGGGCTGATACGGTCGCATATCCATGCATTAAAGCAACATTTTGTGGGGGACGTGTTTATTGTTCTTTTGCCGCGTGAACATGTTTGCACCAATTGGGAGCTTCCCCGCGGTATGACCTCGGATCACCGGCGTCCCCTTTTCGACTTTCAATCGTGGCACAGACGGAGTGTGGCTGTTATTGTTCGCCCACCCTCCACTCAGcccctctttaaaaaaaaaagcaaaatttgAGGAGGTAGGGCGTTTTGGGGTCTCTTTTTCACCCTTTTTCCTACGTGTACTTTAATGTTTTGACTTGAAGACGTGACCGGAACCAGGAGAGACCACCGCATACCTCCACGAGTGGGTTGGGTGAGTAAACTTGCGCTTGTCTTTTAACTGGCTCGTCACTgcgtcaaataaaaaataaatacgaaAACAATTTGCTACACTTAACAACCTGTTTAGATCTTATATGGACTATATTATACCAAACGTGATGCGTTCTATTTCTCATATACCACACACTGGATTGATTTCCACCATCCCCGCGCAGGGGGGTACTCGGTTGAGTTACGACGTTTCGGTGTTACGTAACGAATACGTCATCGTGCGTCACTTGGTGGCACGCTCAATCACCGCCGGACTTACTGGTTTTCCATGTGACAGtggtattgtatttatttattctaatgGGCTAGTATGTTTTAGTCCAGTTATTTACGTAAATTATCACATTGCTGCAAAACTACACTCTTCACTTGTGAGATTCAAAGAGTAAATGACGTATTTTGCATTAAcacctttgtttttttgtggctcacctttgttttttgtgtgtggcttttttgtTAGGCTTTGTCCCAAAGATGGAACATGTTCAAAGCCGATATAAAAGAACAAGTTTAACTGACATAAGCAGAGTCAATTTAAAGTAGTAGTTTTATCCTGTATtaggtttgtttttatttactgtacatgCATGTTTGTATGGGAGTGGAGGGGGGTTCCCAAAATTGAGCAACTAGCGTTGGGATCTGCTTGAGTTTCATGTGAAACAACAAACCTTCCCTTTTCAATTCGGCCAATGTGTTGACCTCTGACATTGCAAATGGACAAAACTAAATCCCACAAACGCTTAACATATGTTCCCATTCAAACTCAAGTCTTTCTATTTTCTTTCCTCGGTGCGCTTTCTTTTTTAGACATTTTCATGCCTGGAAGTTTGGGAGAGGCTGCTTCAAATCATTCCTAGCACGTTTTTCCTTTCCCAAACCGTTCGTACAGAGTTGTCATGCGGCCACGATTAGTCTCTTCCATGAAGCGTGACTCCATGGTTAAAGTATTGCCTCGAATGTGGCGTTAATGGAAAACAAAGCGTTTTGCCCAGACATCGTTGGTGCAATGGTGCGCCCTGTAATTTGTGGAAGGGCGGTCCCGACAGTTGGCGTGCACGTCCTCAATGAGCCAACCTGGTTTAGTGACTTCGGAACGTCCAATGCATTTGAAAATCTTTCTGAAGTTGACCCGCCCTGAAAAGTCGGACTTGTTCTTCCCTCGGTAATCCTCTCGGAAatgtgaaccttttttttttttttttctgtgacacGTATCAGAGAAGCATCAATACATTTTCAGTCATCATGCAAGCACGCGTCCATCTGCGTTTCAGTAGTGCATTAGACTAATCCCCACAGATTATGTTGGtagttatttttgtattttctgaCAGAATTAGGGATTTTTGGCAAAAGGAAAACAGCATGTCCCCAAATGTTGCATTGAGCGTTTCTCAATGTACTGTGAGATTCTTCCCCATTCACATATGTCAGTCTTTCCTAATGCTCCTTGGAATCCGATGAATGGCATGCAGCGAAAAGCCTCGAAAGGAGATCGGTGGGAAGGGGTTCTCGGGTCTGAAATTCCTGCTAATTGGCAGCATGGCTTTGGACTGGAGCCTTTTGTTCCGACTCCTCGCGGCTCGGCCTGCCCGTCAAAGTGATACGCTGGGCCTGGCTGGCATCAATGTGCCACTTGTTTCCGCAGCCATCCGGGCCCTGCGGCTACAGGACGAGTCACTTCCACTTTCAAAATTGCCTTTGTGGGCCTACTCAGAGAGGCAGAAACGAAATCATTTAGGGTTGGCCAGGCAGAGACTTGATCTAATGTTGGACGATGTCATATTGCACACCCTTGTCGGGACTATATTTACGTAACAAAACCATCAACCACACTGGACATGGacagctgctgttttggttagcaactagAGCTCCTTGAATGGGCCCAGCAATTAAATAGTAAACAATTTGAGGGAAGCGTTCATTAGTTGTAGTTCATAATGCACTCAGTGATTGGTTAAGCAtgctaatgaatgaatgaataaataaataccaaataaataagtgtgtgtgtgaaatttaTCTGATCATCTAAACTGAAACAATTCATGGCAGTCTTACAAATGAGTATTAAAATAAGCaatataaaaacatacaatatttacCAGTGATGATAGACTAATATAAGATTGCAATCAGAGAAATGTTTCACTGTTGAGGCTTACAATAGGCTTATTTCAGTATTGCAACAATTATCGTACCGTGACATCAAACCGTGTGCTTTGAATATCATTACATGATACTGATACCCCACCGGTAAGAATAAAATCTTTTAAGTAGAAAAAGCCTGATCAAAATGTAATCGCAATGGCGAAGTAtgttcaaatgaaaagaagcAGACGTAAAACGGGAAACGTGCAATATGTTCAAGTCAAGGTCAGTTTAAAGCGAGACTACTTTGCTGTTGTTTCCCCCTGTGGATTTAACGGTTCTGAAGTGAGCACACTGTAGCCGACAGCTTGCTGAGATCAACATTTGATCCTGCCAATGTCCCACTTTCCTTTTGATCAAATGAGGATTAATTGGCTCTGAGTTTGTGGAGGATATATTGTAAATGTTCTGATGTT
This region of Syngnathus typhle isolate RoL2023-S1 ecotype Sweden linkage group LG2, RoL_Styp_1.0, whole genome shotgun sequence genomic DNA includes:
- the kcng1 gene encoding potassium voltage-gated channel subfamily G member 1; amino-acid sequence: MTLLTGDGSDYDYSALSCASDTSFNPPPLQEQEACKGAFYKRAQPAPELAPGREPASLSNTRKVHAIINVGGMRYQLPWTTLEDFPLSRLGQLHLCSSFDEIMGICDDYDVTHNEFFFDRNPCAFRTILTFLRAGKLRSLREMCALSFREELLYWGVPEESLEWCCRRRLLQRLEEFEAMERAAEEEELLQDLSDSDSKGRPAESCLNCFMTKLRDMVERPHSGLPGKIFACLSVLFVTITAVNLSISTMPALRQEEEAGTCSRMCYNVFIVETVCVAWFSLEFSLRFIQDRSKLTFLRHPLNLIDVLAILPYYITLLMDSTSEGERRLGSGSSYLDKVGLVLRVLRALRILYVMRLARHSLGLQTLGLTARRCTREFGLLLLFLCVAIALYSPLLYLIENEMAATQEFTSIPATYWWAVITMTTVGYGDMVPRSIPGQVVALSSILSGILLMAFPVTSIFHTFSRSYMELKQEQQRILQRRTHFMLRGHMTGLGSNLSLESDMLFPIGPSDTRDLED